aaataattgaataaatattcaactttataAGGGTTATTTTTGAATTGAGTTTGGATTTCTGATTCAGTCTCAGGAGAATCTCAGTGCTGATTGGCTTTTGTCCCACAGCGGTACAAACATTTCCCAAAACACTGGTGCAACTTTGAGATAACACCATGCAAAACAATTTACTTTCTGTCTGAGCACACATTGAAAAGGGAAGGTGTAGAAATAACCAAACGAAAAGCTACAAttgaaaatgaataatcagTTTTTATCTCAGCAGTACTTATGAGGCAACACATGCATGCAACACATTCTACCACTGATGTACTGATGATCCTACTCATGTCATCTGGGAGTTCATTAATGCTTGGTGGGACGCCTGTCTCACACTTCAGTGAgggtttttgtcatttttctgcTGCCTGTCTGTCGAGGCCTTCAGCTGACAGAGGGGCCAATGAGTGACCGAGGAGGTCTACAACATCATCCATGACGACCTGAAGCTGACAGCCAGCGACAGCTCGTCACCTTCAGGCCTGTAGACGTGCATGTCAGTGTGTGCACTTTCTGGACTCTGCTGAAAACTCCTCCTCAAAAGAAACTTTTCTTCTATTTACAGACGGTGACTATTAGCTTCAAGAAGCCCGTCCAGTAAACATTcccaacattattattattcttgtGGGGCAGatttatatctaaatgttaacaACACACTGGGGTAAATGTTTGGATGggcggggggggaggggggggggggggtatatgAGGACATGCTCTGAAAGCGTAGATTTATCCAGTGGAAGGGAATGAACTGGCCAAATATTTAGATCAGGTCTCCGTATCAGCGGATGTCTTTCACCACAGACGATGATTTGTCAATTAAAAATCctcatttttctgtcttctgggatgacatgttgtgtttattttctggaATGTCTCTATTTGTTTGTGGTTGGGAACAAGTAAACAACCTCTGAGTATCAGTGATATGATTTAGACCAGGGCTGTTTAAAGCAGCTTCTGTAAAGGCCTCGGTGTGAAGCAGCCTTAGCGTACTACAAATGGAGCATTTACAGACTGCAGTTTTTGATTATTTCAACATCAGTTAAATCAGCCATTTCATCTCTTTCATTAAAATGATGTCCGGAGAAATGTCAGAGATGTTTTTGTCAACAACTCCATCAGCGTTACCAAAGAGTCTCTGAGGAGATCAATATTTCTCCAGGCAACTTCACCAGTTTCTTATGCTTAACATCCCTCTGAAAACATACTCGCTAAAACATACTAACTAAAAAGTCCAAACACAGGGAAACAAACGAGACAGAAAACAATAACTAAGCAACACTagaatgagaaattaaaacaagaaaatattaaTTCTCAGTTCTCAGTTGATCAATTAATCACCAAATTAAAGGCAGTgcaaactctgtgtgtgtgtgtgtgtgtgtgtgtgtgtgtgtgtgtgtgtgtgtgtgtgtgtgtgtgtgtgtgtgtgtgtgtcttccacTCTGGGATTGGGTGAGCTGACAGTTCCTGGTGAATGTGAGGACATagagggaagaaaaacaaaaaaaacaaaaaaacatagattTGGACAGGCCTGTTACTTCCCTGGGAGGTGTGCATCCATTACTGTGCTCAGGTGTTAACAGGTTCCATGTGTGTTTACACTTCATATATTGTTccacatgctgctgctgccacagTGGGTACGAGGCCTTTCTGGACTGTTACTGCAGTGTGAGAGggagaaacacagaggaaacacaTTTAATCCACTGCATGCTGTTAACCCTGCTGCAGGAATGTCACCCATCTGAGGAAGGAGAACACTCGGCGGTGCAGCCTGGAGGCGGCAGAGGTGGTGCCGACGCTGTAAAGGGTggatttgggggggggggggggggtggggacaggGAGTATTTGTGCATGAATAAAAATCCACTGGTGGGTGTCAGCTTGAAGTTGCTTCTAAACAAATTGGGGCTCTTTTGATGGAGGCTGGTCGGCAACCTCATTAAATTTGCATCTGAATACAAACAGCTTGACCGCCCAGTGCTGAACAAAATGGCTGATGCTAATGACCGTGCCGCCGCTGCTGGATGCAGCTTTTGTGGAGGCCGAGCTGTGACTGCTGGATATCGTTGTGCAGGAGGAGGCCTGGCTAAAGAATACAGTGTGCTGTGTGCTTGTGTAGCTCATACTTTTTATCCaaatttcaccagcagagtACTCCCTTACAAAATAGTTATGCCTGTATTAAGATGTACAACACgactaaaaacatttaaagagagtcagaagctttttcctaaaaaaatacaaaatccaCTCCACAAAAGTAATGCAACTAATCACacctgggcctccatacatgtgtggagGTGACTGCGGGACCTATATCCTCTGcctggattttcatgttttgtgctgttttgtttgacacaggatgtttctgggcgggTAGCTTGTGTATTTCCCTCAGCCAATgacaattcagcgattggacgcAATTCAAACCGCCGAAACACCAAGCAGACAAAGCTCCTTCTAAAGGGAGAGTGACCTTTATGTTTCCTTTATCGCGTTAATCGTTGTTTTGTTTACGTcactcattaaaaaataaagcagcaaGGCAGAGGAAAAGTTTGTATTCCAGCTCGTGTCCTCGTGTGAGCACATAGAACATGTGACATAGATGTTGTGACTTCTTTGCATTCTCCAAAATGTTGGTTCCTATAAACCATTTGGGAATTTCTCctattatttgacttttcataAGCAATCAATAAAACAGTGTTTCAGCTCTGGTTGTTTCTTTCCTGTTGAGATATCATATTTAATTTTcaattatttcatttgaatgaaaatgGGTCACCTGTGTCAGTGTTTCTGCAGTGGAAGTAGTAGCTATCACAAAGGCCTTAAACCTCTTAAACCGTGTTTTGAAAAGTATGCAGGGACCCCGGGTCCAAGCTGCATGTCAGTTCTTGCAAAGCGAGTACATTTCAGGGAAGCTTCTGCACATGCTAAGGTAAAAAGAGACTTCATGATTTGAAACACGGGGCATGTTTGGTGAGTTCCTCTCCTCCCTTGGGCCACCTGACACCCTTGGGTGAGCAGGCGAAGTGGAATCAAGCTAAAGCAAACAGCAGTCACATTAGGCGGTCCAGGAAGGGGACATTGTTattattggggggggggagggtccTGGGGGAGGTCCTGAGCCTCGCTAATGCACGCTGCCGCTAAGTGGCTAGCTGCTAATAGTGTTTTCCTGTCCTAATGGAAAGAAACAAGGGTCAGCGCTCagccaagacacacacacacacacacacacacactttggcaAGGCAGACAACAGGATGTCTTCCttgtggttgtcatggtgactgGGGAAACCGTTGAGTGTGAACTTTTCAACCCGAGCAACCCCAGTCTCGCTTTATGTGACGCACATGCCACATAACACATCGACTGTGGACTCCCGGCATGGTTGCTGTGACGTTTGGAgttgtaaaaatggaaatacttCAGCTTCAGTTTAGAAACTCCAGAGGAGGAATGAGCGCCATCTCCAAACAAACTGTCAAAATCAAGCTTTTAACTGTCCTGCATGTTGCTGTGTGAGTACACATTAAGCAAGAATTCAGCCAGAAAGAAACACTCTCCCACTGTGGTCAGGACAGTTTgttccagttaaaaaaaaaaaaaaagtggtacGTAATGAAAATCACCAAATAGTATCATTCTGCGAGAATCTCTCCGGGTCAGGTCATTCAGATGGTACACACAGGAGGATGTTTTGGTCTTAAGATGACAGTGATGCCTCAAAAAATTAGCTAACACCAAAACCACTGCATGGATAAACCACTTTGCCCTTTAGGAAAAACAAACTCCTGTAAAACCTCAAAACCAACAGTCCTGAAAAACTGCACTCATCCCCAAGACCACAAAAAAAGTTTAGGTGTAAAAGAACTCAACGGGAATAGCTtcttttaaaagacatttttgtgCCATTTCAATTTTATTAAAAGgagagctaaagagagacaggaaatgacaggaggagagagcgggcgatgacatacagcaaagggccgaggtcggattcaaacccacaacTGCAGTGatgaggactatggcctctgtacatggagtaAGCACCATAACCACTAGGTTATCAGACACActacagtttgttttattttaaaacattatcgGCAAAACATCTGTGTTTTAGCAGAAGTTAGTCTAAATGTTGCTCTGTATTAAGCACTGTATTTGTATTTCTACCAGCAGTGCAGGGttaattaaatatgtatttatgaCAGTTTGTGCTGTAAGTGAGGACACATGTCATGTTGTCACAGGGTGGTTAGGAGCCTAgtagcagtggttctcaaaggAGGTCCAGTATACgtccagtaaaaaaaacagaagaacaattaaataaataaaaagtcattttaatgGAAGTTTTCTTTCACACTCACAATCAAGCTTATAGTCTGATCACAGAGAGATGTTGGACATTCACCCAGAACAAGACACAAACAGGTCACTTTATCAGACAAAAATAGATATATTTAAATCTTTACAATAAGCTTGAATCATGAAACGTACACAGAGGAGTGTGCACATCTACAGTCAAACACTGATTCTTTTTTACTCCTCAAGAAAAACAACTCATTGTTTGTACCCTGGTGTCAGTGTAAAATTCTTGTTTTAGcaacaacaactttttttttaaactttcttttttttttttttttttttttacaaatgtgcaaataaGACAGATTTGGAATCCTTCAGCGCTCAGTGTAGAAAAAAGTCCAGGATCCTCCAGAGCAGGGACAGAGCTCTCACTCCACCTCAGTCCTGCCCGCTCAAGTTTAAATACAGCTCCTCGCTGCTTTGCTCTTTCATTTTCAAGTAAAGTGCTCCTCTAGCAAAAACCACACGGCATGAGATCAGTCTCGTATTTTTTCGCCActggttaaaataaaaactcaaaccCAAAAGTCCAATGGACGAATAAAGGGAATgtcttttaaagtttaaaaaaaaaaagcaaaagccaACGATTTCGAGGCAGTCCTGGCTGTTTGTGTCACAAAGTCCCAGCAGGAATCATACAAACTCCAGCTTGCCATGTCCGCTGTACATCCCCCAGTGCACCAGACTCAGGATCTTGTCATTGCCTAAGTCGGCCTGCCTCATCTTATCGCAGGTCAGGCAGCAGTTCTCGTGTCCTGTCACGGGAACCATGCATTCCAGGTCCAGCTTTGCCACGTGACCCTTCTTGGTGTGATGGCCGTGGAAGCTGTAGTGGAGCCGCGACAGCATCTGTTGCCGCTGGTCCTGCAGACGCTTGTTCTCACTGCGTAGCATTCTCAACGCCAGCATGATGAGCAGCACCAGGATGAGGCCGCCGGCAATGGGGACTGCGATCACCGCTGCCCGGAACCAAACCTCCTTAGCCGAGGCCAGCTCCTGAACCCGGGTCACCAGGTTCCTGTTGTTGCCGTCTGGCTGGTACCGACTGTGATCTGCAGAAACACCAAAAATCAGTCATTTATCTGCATACTCCACATTTGAATGTACAGCATGTATGCAGCAGAGAgccttatttattttacagcacaAACATCTTAATGAGAAGCATTCACAGTTTCTTAACTGTCATGCCAGTAACCACAGACAGACGGGGAGTGAGCAAGTGAGAGAGGCCAGCAGAGCCAAAAACAAATGAGTCACCTTGTGCCGACTCAGAGCCAGAAATTAATTTGAGCTAATAAACTATAGTCTGCTCTGGTTGGGGTCACAACAGACAGTCCCCTCAGGACAACTCCCCGTCCCTCTCTGTGCTCCTTTTCATAACACTACAAGCTTGTGTTTCTGCCCAACATGAAGCCTTGTCAGGGAATATTCATTCTACAAGGCACATTCCTCCTCAGTGGGAAAATTACATGGTGCACACAtaataaaaagagagaatatATCTGATCTCTTTCCAAGTGCTTAAGGTAAACTGGCTGCTCCCTGCCTTCCCAGGCAGAGCTAGAGCCCATTAAAAGTCAAATTGAAGTTCTGTAAGGCAGAAAGAAGGGGGGTATGGGGGGGCAGGGGTGGCCTGCATGTCCATAAACAGCAAAAGTGTTTGAAGAACCCTACAGCTCAACGCATTGCCTCTGGAACAGGAAAGGGGGAATAAATTGAATATTTGCTGAGGAGGAATTGTAAAAATCCCCCCAGAGAGCCCAACAGTATTAAAACCAGCCAAACAGAATTTCAGATTTCAGTTTCAGTGAAAAGGTAAACATCCTAACAGCCCGTGAttcagctctgtgaggttcccTCTTTACCTGTCGAGTCCCTGGTGTGCGCCAGGTCATGCAGGCCTCTGTAGTTGCACATATCATCGTGGCAGCACTCCAGCGTCGCAGACGAGGCTCCACTGAGGGCGTCCGAGACCctcgagctgctgctgctgcagacatcTGCTGCATTGGCGATGGGGTCTAAACACCCGTGCGTGAGGGGAGAGTTTGCATTGAGAGGGTCCAGGACCTTTGTGAAGCAGGCATTCAGTTCTGATTTGCACATGTATCCGGTGGCTACACAGTGCGGTGCGTCACAGTAACACCTTATTTCTCCTGGAAATGCACGGAAAGGGAAAGATGTCGGGTTAGAATTAAGgatagacatttttaaaaacttcaaatCAAAGCGTTTTATGCGTCTTTTCATTGGGCTGATAAACAGTCAAACTTGGCATGTGTTTAGGACACTGTGGGGGTTTGAAGGGGCATTTATTATTAAAGTGTTCACATAATTCAGCCCTGTGATGGCTATACTTTGTGTTTACCCTCTAGTACAGCTCTGAcagttttttattaaaatgttttgggaTACTTAATTCTTCCAAATGCAACCCACTTGCATTTGGAAGTGTTTGCTCATAAAGTATCTGCTCTGCCCGGCAATTAACAGCCAGGGAACTTACAGGACCGCATGGGAATATTCCTCTTTTGCAACCATTCAGCAAATATGCCTTCAGTTCAGAACTTCTCATGCAAAAtgctcctttttgttttctgttttataaaaCAGGAACCGTGTAGCTCATAATTAGTGGTTTGTTTGCCAAAGTCAATTTCTTTCAACCCCATAGGAAACTCgtaaagagggagggagaaagaaggGGGGGGTGCCTGAGCACAGGAGTCTCCTTTCCCCTGTTTGCACGCAAAGCTTTACTTGTGGTCAGGAGGAGAGCCTGGGGTTGATGtgtggtggggtgggggggggggggggggggcagggtgCACTGAGGTCTCATCTAAAGAGCTTCCAGCAACCTTATCATTAAGGCTGCCTGCTTTGACATGGGCCCACTCATTACTTCAGGGCTTCTATTTTAGAAAACAGTAATGTAGGCCAAAACGCTGctctgaataaaaacacataatttATCATTTGATTTGAGAGCTTTTACTGCCTTTAAGTTCTGTAAAGTCTATTTGTAATCTTTCACAAGAAGGCTGATGATTATTTCACAGGAAAACAAGTATGGGAAGCTGGAAATTTTAGAAGTAATTCCATAAATCATCAATAAAGAGTTGGGTTGAAGTCTCCCATTAAGTTTCAATCAGATGTATTCAAAACCTGAGCTGAAACTAGAGCACTATAGGCTTGAAACTTTCAGCGCTACACATTTCATTCTTCTCGCCGCTAATGTCCTTTGAATGCATCAACTTGCAGTGCAGGAGCACATTCATCAGATCAGTGTTTTCCCTGTGAATGATTGGAGCAGCAGGGCCCGGGCAGGTCATTTGGAGAATATTTCATTAGAGAGGAGAGGCCCCTTTGTGggctgagggagggagggagggagggagaggggctGAGGGAGGGGGGTAGAGAAACAGGCAGAGAAGTGAGGCTTTTTAGTCCTGCTCAAGTCTCTTATGAATGGCAGCTTGAAAACTGAGTTAAACACAAGTTAAGTGAAACATACAAGATAAATGACACAGGGATTGAGcttttactgtatttaaagGAATTATCtttacagattttttattttttttgcaagggGTCACCTTCCTCAGAATAAGTCAATTATTGCAGCTGTGATCATTTTAGTTCTTATCAGAAATTTGAGAATTAGAAAAATATAATGACAGTAAATGGaattaaataatgtaaataatccTACATAGACAGTTCATttgggattttaaaaaaacatggtgaaatGTATGTATTTCACAAAACTAATATTTGCAGCATCATCCAAGTGAGCTTCTTAGAATTAATCAATTCAGTCTTGATTAGTGACAAACATGGACACATCTATTTTAGTTTGGGTGTTTCTCCTTGTTTGAATGTTGTCTTAACAGTgtagaaaaatgtaattgtttgacaaaaaaaagggaaaaaaatgggGATGACGTTTAcaattaatcatttaaattaaCAAAGAAAGCTAGTTTTCAATGGAAGATCTAAATCCCCCCTCTAGTAGCACCtttcttattttactttttttgaattATAATCTAAATGCTACACAAAGTGATGTCGGCTGTAAGACCAGGAGAGAAGTTTTACAAGGTCCAGCTTGAGATAAAGTTGAGTGGTTTCAGTTCAGCCTTGTTTTGTCGCTGATTTCAAGTAGTTACCAAACATGTCCTCCTGTCTCAAGACTCAAAGTTTAGTTACCTTTAGTAAGAAGAACAGCCATGGCACAAAGTTCCAGTTGAAGCCAAATGGAAATGAAACTGGACTGGCGATCCATCTACACCAAATTActgcgcaaaaaaaaaaaaacacgtcctCGTTTATATCCAGTAGAGCCCGCTGGACGACAAAAAGATTTAACATGGAGCTACAAATGAGGCATTCCTGCGATGAAACACGACAGCTCACAATCCTTACAGACACTACAAAGTAGCAGAAGTGACTCTGAAGTGTTTCCTTTCCCACATGGATACAGAAAAAGTTTCTTTAAAAGCAGTCCGACATTTCTTGAGGACGCAACACTCAGCGTCTTCTTCTtcgggtgaaaaaaaaaaaagaagctacatATACTCCGTTCGTAGAGATGAAACGTGATATAAAAGTTGTCACCGCTTGTCCTCCTCAGCCACTGGATGCGGACGGTCACGGAGGTGCATCACTTTTGTATTCCTGGACGGAGAAATGTTGGGAAATAAACGTCGAACCAACTCCGCCGGACCAAAGACTGCACGCAGACTCCGGTCAAAGAAGATTCAGCAGAAGAAATAGCTGTGGTCTGTCAGAGCACCGCCCCCTtcactctgattggtcagatcaCCGAGAGGGGAAGTCAGGTAGGTTACCTAGCAACAGTCATTCCGGTGCTACCCTTCAAAATAAGTGGAACCAAATTTACATGGCTAGGGAAATAAAATGATTtccttaacaaaaaaaataaatgcaggaTAAACAGATAAGgcaattaaaacagaaacaattatactgatttaaataatgaatgctATCTGGTTAATGAATAATGTCAGTTACTCAACAGCGAGAAGGAATTCTAACACTATCAACAAGAAATAGCCTATAAATCATCTCTCTCAATTACCCACTTTATTTTACTTGATATGTCATCtcttttaaaattatttaatcATGTATTCTACCTTGCCATCAGAAATTGTCTATTTTTTCTTAAGCAGCAACTTTagctttaaataaactgtattccggatgtgattttcatgttttatttccagCTTGATGGTAGAACTAATGTCATGCCAGTCTATTCATTCATGAGCCTTCATTTCCATAATACCATATTCCATATGTCATTATCGGATTCCATTGGCCCTGGTAACAGTCAGTCCACCAACCTACACTGATAAAGTCTCTTTATTGGTCTTTATTTTTGCAGGGGTTTGGGTGTTTCATTATTaatagttacatttttttgcaattgaaaaacacaaaacacggTTACATTTTCCTTCTCGTGTCTGTGCTACATAgtgcctttaaatgtatttgaataaACAGCTTGCAGTACTTATTCAACctactcaaagagctttaaACTAAATTACAAACGTGAACTTTTTTATCCAGATTATCCATGCAGTTATTTACTGACATTGTACATAGGGGTTAGGGGTTATATTGCTCTACGAATTCACCTCTGGATCCATCTCATATGTCGACATATTAAAGAAGTATGTGTGTTACCTGCAGTGTCATCATCGCTGCTGCAGCCAGGATGACGCCGCTGTGAGCCGCTTCCCTTCAGGCTAcagactgctgctgcagggAGGAGCGGACAGCCGTTTACACAAATTAGCAATCCAAAAAGGCACATGGCGCCACTgagacgacacacacacacacacacacacacacacacacacacacacacacacacacacacacacacacacacacacacacacgcccaacGCGCGTGCACGAACACGATTGCCTTTTCACAACTATGCAAAATAACACGTGTGCGCGCAATCTCTATCAGCAAcaacttctttttctctccaacaAATAAATAAGGAAATTAAACTAACTTAGTGACCCTAATCAAATATAATATGTTCCTTTGTATCTGACTATATTTTAGAGTTTTAATTGGTTTTATCAGTGACAGAGAGCCTTAACTGTGACAGCAATATTATTAGCtcctggggggggggtcattacggAAGACCGAgcctgtctctgtctgcagaAGTAAAGCCTCTGAAGGCCGGGACTGACCACCAGACAACAGGATGAGGATTCTGCTTTAGGGAACAGAGAAAACCACTCTTTGCAATTACCGTAATTATCTGCAATTCCACTGAGGCGCCAGTCCACAACGGGCGTTACATCCTTTATCTAGAGACTGCTGcgaactgcaaaaaaaaaaggtggaacaGAGAAATACTGGTTTATGATGATTC
This is a stretch of genomic DNA from Labrus bergylta chromosome 20, fLabBer1.1, whole genome shotgun sequence. It encodes these proteins:
- the bambia gene encoding BMP and activin membrane-bound inhibitor (Xenopus laevis) homolog a; this encodes MDRQSSFISIWLQLELCAMAVLLTKGEIRCYCDAPHCVATGYMCKSELNACFTKVLDPLNANSPLTHGCLDPIANAADVCSSSSSRVSDALSGASSATLECCHDDMCNYRGLHDLAHTRDSTDHSRYQPDGNNRNLVTRVQELASAKEVWFRAAVIAVPIAGGLILVLLIMLALRMLRSENKRLQDQRQQMLSRLHYSFHGHHTKKGHVAKLDLECMVPVTGHENCCLTCDKMRQADLGNDKILSLVHWGMYSGHGKLEFV